One stretch of Eupeodes corollae chromosome 2, idEupCoro1.1, whole genome shotgun sequence DNA includes these proteins:
- the LOC129946433 gene encoding uncharacterized protein LOC129946433 isoform X4: MDKECFLCKSKEKDEVKFGEFMTCGKISVHYFCLLLSSNLMQNGEDNEGLLGFLPKDIQEEAHRVKPLICCYCRKPSANISCCASKCYKSFHLTCGDKNSTEHNFVGTFKSFCHRHVKGKKVTPPLPDEKCCICYDNILTPGTRFDTVNMIRAPCCKNGWFHKYCLASFAKTAGYFFKCPLCNDSKVFRQRLAYKSIFIPDRDAAWELVPNAFAELLERPSSCVAVNCYAEGGRKSQTKRNEFLFCSTCGSVAIHRRCMTIRLENFYCDECVSITAAIESSSVVNITPTKLNNNENKDEEEEDDNIDVGNDFDVSSENNSLNQIYCEEESADKCVKSLCIAKKRYLPSETESDSDSNVKDADFDSDSIGIKPLEIFKSNKYKIVDNDSFFNESDDDIASSRKMFSKELSNKKTGSSTFNGYKSTYKESFFDVGENFESSVHKCNSSSSFDSTISESWGKAELRVLVHVKKLISLDIEKRVNRRFISLSNDKKETSMVRSKRSLSQQMETFSDLTEKEDVENKKEELNTEIFDEEKKYSLSMFPGNTSCSKDTNNTSSKSSSETRIIISDPNFINRTSQISPLRLRSLSEDTSKRSTRIVERRRSVLQGFSSSTPVQQVTQIKSFKRPTETLESTSIKRSRLNSDTNKEGCTLNQEHSININVNYEDENKLDRLQSTGLMRRRSRGRSPLGVNLCDVYAYSTLPFVKKITSQNVDKTVVSENSDGMEQNLSDVEQIFSKNKPNIPQSTLKVKENTTKDSIITNKSITTTDTDCNIFEIFVATDKWKQQKIKMKRTASQKSTKGIFILPSNQTKIESFFKRI, translated from the exons atggataaagaGTGTTTTTTGTGCAAATCTAAAGAAAAAGATGAAGTCAAATTTGGTGAATTTATGACCTGTGGCAAAATTTCcgtacattatttttgtttg CTATTGAGTTCAAATCTTATGCAAAATGGTGAAGACAACGAAGGTTTGTTGGGATTTCTTCCGAAAGACATTCAAGAGGAAGCACATAGAGTCAAACCATTG ATATGTTGCTACTGCCGGAAACCTAGTGCTAATATTTCTTGTTGTGCCAGTAAATGCTACAAATCTTTTCACCTAACGTGTGGAGACAAAAACAGTACAGAGCATAATTTTGTTGGGACGTTCAAGTCATTTTGTCACCGTCATGTGAAGGGAAAGAAGGTCACTCCACCATTGCCGGACGAAAAATGCTGTATTTGCTATGATAATATCTTAACTCCTGGCACAAGATTCGACACTGTTAATATGATCAGAGCCCCTTGCTGTAAAAATGGCTGGTTCCATAAATATTGTTTGGCATCCTTTGCTAAGACTGCTGGATACTTCTTTAAATGTCCGCTTTGCAACGACTCTAAAGTGTTTCGACAACGCTTGGCTtacaaaagtatatttattCCAGACAG GGATGCAGCATGGGAGTTAGTACCAAATGCCTTTGCTGAACTCCTCGAAAGACCAAGTTCATGCGTCGCTGTAAATTGCTATGCAGAAGGTGGACGAAAATCACAAACCAAACgaaatgaatttcttttttgttccacGTGTGGTTCTGTTGCAATTCATCGTCGGTGTATGACAATTCGACTGGAGAATTTTTACTGCGACGAATGTGTATCGATTACAGCGGCAATAGAAAGCTCATCTGTAGTGAACATAACCCCcactaaattaaataataatgagaacaaagatgaagaagaagaagacgataATATTGATGTTGGCAACGACTTCGATGTTAGTTCTGAGAATAATTCTTTGAATCAAATTTACTGCGAGGAAGAAAGTGCAGATAAATGTGTTAAGTCTCTTTGCATAGCCAAAAAGAGGTATTTACCCTCTGAAACTGAATCCGATAGTGACTCAAATGTTAAGGATGCAGATTTTGATAGTGATAGCATAGGTATTAAGCCCTTAGAGATATTTAAAAGCAATAAGTACAAAATTGTCGAcaatgattctttttttaacgagTCAGATGATGATATTGCTTCAAgtcgaaaaatgttttctaaagaGCTTTCAAACAAGAAAACTGGTTCTTCTACTTTCAATGGATATAAAAGTACATATAAGGAAAGTTTTTTCGACGTTggagaaaattttgaaagtagTGTCCATAAATGCAATAGCAGTAGTTCTTTCGATTCTACAATAAGTGAAAGTTGGGGAAAAGCGGAGCTTAGAGTCCTTGTTCAtgtaaaaaaactaattagtcTCGATATTGAAAAAAGAGTAAACCGCAGATTCATATCCTTGAGTaatgataaaaaagaaacaagtatgGTCAGGTCCAAAAGAAGTCTTTCACAACAAATGGAAACATTTTCTGATTTGACAGAAAAAGAAGacgtagaaaataaaaaagaggagtTGAATACCGAAATATTTGATGAAGAGaaaaaatattctctttcaATGTTTCCAGGTAATACTTCTTGTTCAAAGGACACAAATAACACCTCCTCGAAGTCAAGCTCTGaaacaagaataattatttctGACCCCAATTTTATTAATAGAACATCGCAAATATCCCCTTTACGTTTAAGAAGTCTTTCAGAAGATACTTCAAAAAGATCTACACGTATTGTTGAGCGTAGAAGAAGCGTTCTTCAAGGTTTTAGTTCTTCGACACCTGTCCAGCAGGTCAcgcaaattaaaagttttaaaaggcCGACTGAGACACTAGAATCAACATCTATAAAACGCAGTCGTCTGAACTCCGACACAAATAAAGAAGGTTGTACGCTCAATCAAGAGCATTCAATTAATATTAACGTAAATTATGAGGACGAAAACAAACTTGATCGTTTGCAATCAACCGGCCTTATGAGGCGCAGATCTAGAGGAAGATCACCTCTAGGTGTAAACCTCTGCGATGTATACGCTTACAGTACCCTACCTTTCGTCAAAAAGATCACATCACAAAATGTTG ATAAAACTGTTGTAAGTGAAAATTCCGATGgcatggaacaaaatttgtctgatgttgaacaaatttttagcaaaa ACAAACCAAACATTCCACAGTCTACACTGAAAGTTAAAGAAAACACTACAAAAGATAGTATAATCACTAATAAAAGCATAACAACCACAGACACAGATTGTAAtatctttgaaatttttgttgcaACCGATAAatggaaacaacaaaaaattaagatgaaACGCACTGCTTCTCAAAAATCTACG AAAGGAATATTTATTCTACCAAGTAATCAGACAAAAATTGAATCATTCTTTAAGAGAATTTGA
- the LOC129946433 gene encoding uncharacterized protein LOC129946433 isoform X2, which produces MDKECFLCKSKEKDEVKFGEFMTCGKISVHYFCLLLSSNLMQNGEDNEGLLGFLPKDIQEEAHRVKPLICCYCRKPSANISCCASKCYKSFHLTCGDKNSTEHNFVGTFKSFCHRHVKGKKVTPPLPDEKCCICYDNILTPGTRFDTVNMIRAPCCKNGWFHKYCLASFAKTAGYFFKCPLCNDSKVFRQRLAYKSIFIPDRDAAWELVPNAFAELLERPSSCVAVNCYAEGGRKSQTKRNEFLFCSTCGSVAIHRRCMTIRLENFYCDECVSITAAIESSSVVNITPTKLNNNENKDEEEEDDNIDVGNDFDVSSENNSLNQIYCEEESADKCVKSLCIAKKRYLPSETESDSDSNVKDADFDSDSIGIKPLEIFKSNKYKIVDNDSFFNESDDDIASSRKMFSKELSNKKTGSSTFNGYKSTYKESFFDVGENFESSVHKCNSSSSFDSTISESWGKAELRVLVHVKKLISLDIEKRVNRRFISLSNDKKETSMVRSKRSLSQQMETFSDLTEKEDVENKKEELNTEIFDEEKKYSLSMFPGNTSCSKDTNNTSSKSSSETRIIISDPNFINRTSQISPLRLRSLSEDTSKRSTRIVERRRSVLQGFSSSTPVQQVTQIKSFKRPTETLESTSIKRSRLNSDTNKEGCTLNQEHSININVNYEDENKLDRLQSTGLMRRRSRGRSPLGVNLCDVYAYSTLPFVKKITSQNVDKTVVSENSDGMEQNLSDVEQIFSKKNCILFTDKPNIPQSTLKVKENTTKDSIITNKSITTTDTDCNIFEIFVATDKWKQQKIKMKRTASQKSTKGIFILPSNQTKIESFFKRI; this is translated from the exons atggataaagaGTGTTTTTTGTGCAAATCTAAAGAAAAAGATGAAGTCAAATTTGGTGAATTTATGACCTGTGGCAAAATTTCcgtacattatttttgtttg CTATTGAGTTCAAATCTTATGCAAAATGGTGAAGACAACGAAGGTTTGTTGGGATTTCTTCCGAAAGACATTCAAGAGGAAGCACATAGAGTCAAACCATTG ATATGTTGCTACTGCCGGAAACCTAGTGCTAATATTTCTTGTTGTGCCAGTAAATGCTACAAATCTTTTCACCTAACGTGTGGAGACAAAAACAGTACAGAGCATAATTTTGTTGGGACGTTCAAGTCATTTTGTCACCGTCATGTGAAGGGAAAGAAGGTCACTCCACCATTGCCGGACGAAAAATGCTGTATTTGCTATGATAATATCTTAACTCCTGGCACAAGATTCGACACTGTTAATATGATCAGAGCCCCTTGCTGTAAAAATGGCTGGTTCCATAAATATTGTTTGGCATCCTTTGCTAAGACTGCTGGATACTTCTTTAAATGTCCGCTTTGCAACGACTCTAAAGTGTTTCGACAACGCTTGGCTtacaaaagtatatttattCCAGACAG GGATGCAGCATGGGAGTTAGTACCAAATGCCTTTGCTGAACTCCTCGAAAGACCAAGTTCATGCGTCGCTGTAAATTGCTATGCAGAAGGTGGACGAAAATCACAAACCAAACgaaatgaatttcttttttgttccacGTGTGGTTCTGTTGCAATTCATCGTCGGTGTATGACAATTCGACTGGAGAATTTTTACTGCGACGAATGTGTATCGATTACAGCGGCAATAGAAAGCTCATCTGTAGTGAACATAACCCCcactaaattaaataataatgagaacaaagatgaagaagaagaagacgataATATTGATGTTGGCAACGACTTCGATGTTAGTTCTGAGAATAATTCTTTGAATCAAATTTACTGCGAGGAAGAAAGTGCAGATAAATGTGTTAAGTCTCTTTGCATAGCCAAAAAGAGGTATTTACCCTCTGAAACTGAATCCGATAGTGACTCAAATGTTAAGGATGCAGATTTTGATAGTGATAGCATAGGTATTAAGCCCTTAGAGATATTTAAAAGCAATAAGTACAAAATTGTCGAcaatgattctttttttaacgagTCAGATGATGATATTGCTTCAAgtcgaaaaatgttttctaaagaGCTTTCAAACAAGAAAACTGGTTCTTCTACTTTCAATGGATATAAAAGTACATATAAGGAAAGTTTTTTCGACGTTggagaaaattttgaaagtagTGTCCATAAATGCAATAGCAGTAGTTCTTTCGATTCTACAATAAGTGAAAGTTGGGGAAAAGCGGAGCTTAGAGTCCTTGTTCAtgtaaaaaaactaattagtcTCGATATTGAAAAAAGAGTAAACCGCAGATTCATATCCTTGAGTaatgataaaaaagaaacaagtatgGTCAGGTCCAAAAGAAGTCTTTCACAACAAATGGAAACATTTTCTGATTTGACAGAAAAAGAAGacgtagaaaataaaaaagaggagtTGAATACCGAAATATTTGATGAAGAGaaaaaatattctctttcaATGTTTCCAGGTAATACTTCTTGTTCAAAGGACACAAATAACACCTCCTCGAAGTCAAGCTCTGaaacaagaataattatttctGACCCCAATTTTATTAATAGAACATCGCAAATATCCCCTTTACGTTTAAGAAGTCTTTCAGAAGATACTTCAAAAAGATCTACACGTATTGTTGAGCGTAGAAGAAGCGTTCTTCAAGGTTTTAGTTCTTCGACACCTGTCCAGCAGGTCAcgcaaattaaaagttttaaaaggcCGACTGAGACACTAGAATCAACATCTATAAAACGCAGTCGTCTGAACTCCGACACAAATAAAGAAGGTTGTACGCTCAATCAAGAGCATTCAATTAATATTAACGTAAATTATGAGGACGAAAACAAACTTGATCGTTTGCAATCAACCGGCCTTATGAGGCGCAGATCTAGAGGAAGATCACCTCTAGGTGTAAACCTCTGCGATGTATACGCTTACAGTACCCTACCTTTCGTCAAAAAGATCACATCACAAAATGTTG ATAAAACTGTTGTAAGTGAAAATTCCGATGgcatggaacaaaatttgtctgatgttgaacaaatttttagcaaaa aaaattgtattctttttacaGACAAACCAAACATTCCACAGTCTACACTGAAAGTTAAAGAAAACACTACAAAAGATAGTATAATCACTAATAAAAGCATAACAACCACAGACACAGATTGTAAtatctttgaaatttttgttgcaACCGATAAatggaaacaacaaaaaattaagatgaaACGCACTGCTTCTCAAAAATCTACG AAAGGAATATTTATTCTACCAAGTAATCAGACAAAAATTGAATCATTCTTTAAGAGAATTTGA
- the LOC129946433 gene encoding uncharacterized protein LOC129946433 isoform X1 — protein sequence MDKECFLCKSKEKDEVKFGEFMTCGKISVHYFCLLLSSNLMQNGEDNEGLLGFLPKDIQEEAHRVKPLICCYCRKPSANISCCASKCYKSFHLTCGDKNSTEHNFVGTFKSFCHRHVKGKKVTPPLPDEKCCICYDNILTPGTRFDTVNMIRAPCCKNGWFHKYCLASFAKTAGYFFKCPLCNDSKVFRQRLAYKSIFIPDRDAAWELVPNAFAELLERPSSCVAVNCYAEGGRKSQTKRNEFLFCSTCGSVAIHRRCMTIRLENFYCDECVSITAAIESSSVVNITPTKLNNNENKDEEEEDDNIDVGNDFDVSSENNSLNQIYCEEESADKCVKSLCIAKKRYLPSETESDSDSNVKDADFDSDSIGIKPLEIFKSNKYKIVDNDSFFNESDDDIASSRKMFSKELSNKKTGSSTFNGYKSTYKESFFDVGENFESSVHKCNSSSSFDSTISESWGKAELRVLVHVKKLISLDIEKRVNRRFISLSNDKKETSMVRSKRSLSQQMETFSDLTEKEDVENKKEELNTEIFDEEKKYSLSMFPGNTSCSKDTNNTSSKSSSETRIIISDPNFINRTSQISPLRLRSLSEDTSKRSTRIVERRRSVLQGFSSSTPVQQVTQIKSFKRPTETLESTSIKRSRLNSDTNKEGCTLNQEHSININVNYEDENKLDRLQSTGLMRRRSRGRSPLGVNLCDVYAYSTLPFVKKITSQNLVFLITDKTVVSENSDGMEQNLSDVEQIFSKKNCILFTDKPNIPQSTLKVKENTTKDSIITNKSITTTDTDCNIFEIFVATDKWKQQKIKMKRTASQKSTKGIFILPSNQTKIESFFKRI from the exons atggataaagaGTGTTTTTTGTGCAAATCTAAAGAAAAAGATGAAGTCAAATTTGGTGAATTTATGACCTGTGGCAAAATTTCcgtacattatttttgtttg CTATTGAGTTCAAATCTTATGCAAAATGGTGAAGACAACGAAGGTTTGTTGGGATTTCTTCCGAAAGACATTCAAGAGGAAGCACATAGAGTCAAACCATTG ATATGTTGCTACTGCCGGAAACCTAGTGCTAATATTTCTTGTTGTGCCAGTAAATGCTACAAATCTTTTCACCTAACGTGTGGAGACAAAAACAGTACAGAGCATAATTTTGTTGGGACGTTCAAGTCATTTTGTCACCGTCATGTGAAGGGAAAGAAGGTCACTCCACCATTGCCGGACGAAAAATGCTGTATTTGCTATGATAATATCTTAACTCCTGGCACAAGATTCGACACTGTTAATATGATCAGAGCCCCTTGCTGTAAAAATGGCTGGTTCCATAAATATTGTTTGGCATCCTTTGCTAAGACTGCTGGATACTTCTTTAAATGTCCGCTTTGCAACGACTCTAAAGTGTTTCGACAACGCTTGGCTtacaaaagtatatttattCCAGACAG GGATGCAGCATGGGAGTTAGTACCAAATGCCTTTGCTGAACTCCTCGAAAGACCAAGTTCATGCGTCGCTGTAAATTGCTATGCAGAAGGTGGACGAAAATCACAAACCAAACgaaatgaatttcttttttgttccacGTGTGGTTCTGTTGCAATTCATCGTCGGTGTATGACAATTCGACTGGAGAATTTTTACTGCGACGAATGTGTATCGATTACAGCGGCAATAGAAAGCTCATCTGTAGTGAACATAACCCCcactaaattaaataataatgagaacaaagatgaagaagaagaagacgataATATTGATGTTGGCAACGACTTCGATGTTAGTTCTGAGAATAATTCTTTGAATCAAATTTACTGCGAGGAAGAAAGTGCAGATAAATGTGTTAAGTCTCTTTGCATAGCCAAAAAGAGGTATTTACCCTCTGAAACTGAATCCGATAGTGACTCAAATGTTAAGGATGCAGATTTTGATAGTGATAGCATAGGTATTAAGCCCTTAGAGATATTTAAAAGCAATAAGTACAAAATTGTCGAcaatgattctttttttaacgagTCAGATGATGATATTGCTTCAAgtcgaaaaatgttttctaaagaGCTTTCAAACAAGAAAACTGGTTCTTCTACTTTCAATGGATATAAAAGTACATATAAGGAAAGTTTTTTCGACGTTggagaaaattttgaaagtagTGTCCATAAATGCAATAGCAGTAGTTCTTTCGATTCTACAATAAGTGAAAGTTGGGGAAAAGCGGAGCTTAGAGTCCTTGTTCAtgtaaaaaaactaattagtcTCGATATTGAAAAAAGAGTAAACCGCAGATTCATATCCTTGAGTaatgataaaaaagaaacaagtatgGTCAGGTCCAAAAGAAGTCTTTCACAACAAATGGAAACATTTTCTGATTTGACAGAAAAAGAAGacgtagaaaataaaaaagaggagtTGAATACCGAAATATTTGATGAAGAGaaaaaatattctctttcaATGTTTCCAGGTAATACTTCTTGTTCAAAGGACACAAATAACACCTCCTCGAAGTCAAGCTCTGaaacaagaataattatttctGACCCCAATTTTATTAATAGAACATCGCAAATATCCCCTTTACGTTTAAGAAGTCTTTCAGAAGATACTTCAAAAAGATCTACACGTATTGTTGAGCGTAGAAGAAGCGTTCTTCAAGGTTTTAGTTCTTCGACACCTGTCCAGCAGGTCAcgcaaattaaaagttttaaaaggcCGACTGAGACACTAGAATCAACATCTATAAAACGCAGTCGTCTGAACTCCGACACAAATAAAGAAGGTTGTACGCTCAATCAAGAGCATTCAATTAATATTAACGTAAATTATGAGGACGAAAACAAACTTGATCGTTTGCAATCAACCGGCCTTATGAGGCGCAGATCTAGAGGAAGATCACCTCTAGGTGTAAACCTCTGCGATGTATACGCTTACAGTACCCTACCTTTCGTCAAAAAGATCACATCACAAAAT TTGGTATTTTTAATTACAGATAAAACTGTTGTAAGTGAAAATTCCGATGgcatggaacaaaatttgtctgatgttgaacaaatttttagcaaaa aaaattgtattctttttacaGACAAACCAAACATTCCACAGTCTACACTGAAAGTTAAAGAAAACACTACAAAAGATAGTATAATCACTAATAAAAGCATAACAACCACAGACACAGATTGTAAtatctttgaaatttttgttgcaACCGATAAatggaaacaacaaaaaattaagatgaaACGCACTGCTTCTCAAAAATCTACG AAAGGAATATTTATTCTACCAAGTAATCAGACAAAAATTGAATCATTCTTTAAGAGAATTTGA
- the LOC129946433 gene encoding uncharacterized protein LOC129946433 isoform X3 yields the protein MDKECFLCKSKEKDEVKFGEFMTCGKISVHYFCLLLSSNLMQNGEDNEGLLGFLPKDIQEEAHRVKPLICCYCRKPSANISCCASKCYKSFHLTCGDKNSTEHNFVGTFKSFCHRHVKGKKVTPPLPDEKCCICYDNILTPGTRFDTVNMIRAPCCKNGWFHKYCLASFAKTAGYFFKCPLCNDSKVFRQRLAYKSIFIPDRDAAWELVPNAFAELLERPSSCVAVNCYAEGGRKSQTKRNEFLFCSTCGSVAIHRRCMTIRLENFYCDECVSITAAIESSSVVNITPTKLNNNENKDEEEEDDNIDVGNDFDVSSENNSLNQIYCEEESADKCVKSLCIAKKRYLPSETESDSDSNVKDADFDSDSIGIKPLEIFKSNKYKIVDNDSFFNESDDDIASSRKMFSKELSNKKTGSSTFNGYKSTYKESFFDVGENFESSVHKCNSSSSFDSTISESWGKAELRVLVHVKKLISLDIEKRVNRRFISLSNDKKETSMVRSKRSLSQQMETFSDLTEKEDVENKKEELNTEIFDEEKKYSLSMFPGNTSCSKDTNNTSSKSSSETRIIISDPNFINRTSQISPLRLRSLSEDTSKRSTRIVERRRSVLQGFSSSTPVQQVTQIKSFKRPTETLESTSIKRSRLNSDTNKEGCTLNQEHSININVNYEDENKLDRLQSTGLMRRRSRGRSPLGVNLCDVYAYSTLPFVKKITSQNLVFLITDKTVVSENSDGMEQNLSDVEQIFSKNKPNIPQSTLKVKENTTKDSIITNKSITTTDTDCNIFEIFVATDKWKQQKIKMKRTASQKSTKGIFILPSNQTKIESFFKRI from the exons atggataaagaGTGTTTTTTGTGCAAATCTAAAGAAAAAGATGAAGTCAAATTTGGTGAATTTATGACCTGTGGCAAAATTTCcgtacattatttttgtttg CTATTGAGTTCAAATCTTATGCAAAATGGTGAAGACAACGAAGGTTTGTTGGGATTTCTTCCGAAAGACATTCAAGAGGAAGCACATAGAGTCAAACCATTG ATATGTTGCTACTGCCGGAAACCTAGTGCTAATATTTCTTGTTGTGCCAGTAAATGCTACAAATCTTTTCACCTAACGTGTGGAGACAAAAACAGTACAGAGCATAATTTTGTTGGGACGTTCAAGTCATTTTGTCACCGTCATGTGAAGGGAAAGAAGGTCACTCCACCATTGCCGGACGAAAAATGCTGTATTTGCTATGATAATATCTTAACTCCTGGCACAAGATTCGACACTGTTAATATGATCAGAGCCCCTTGCTGTAAAAATGGCTGGTTCCATAAATATTGTTTGGCATCCTTTGCTAAGACTGCTGGATACTTCTTTAAATGTCCGCTTTGCAACGACTCTAAAGTGTTTCGACAACGCTTGGCTtacaaaagtatatttattCCAGACAG GGATGCAGCATGGGAGTTAGTACCAAATGCCTTTGCTGAACTCCTCGAAAGACCAAGTTCATGCGTCGCTGTAAATTGCTATGCAGAAGGTGGACGAAAATCACAAACCAAACgaaatgaatttcttttttgttccacGTGTGGTTCTGTTGCAATTCATCGTCGGTGTATGACAATTCGACTGGAGAATTTTTACTGCGACGAATGTGTATCGATTACAGCGGCAATAGAAAGCTCATCTGTAGTGAACATAACCCCcactaaattaaataataatgagaacaaagatgaagaagaagaagacgataATATTGATGTTGGCAACGACTTCGATGTTAGTTCTGAGAATAATTCTTTGAATCAAATTTACTGCGAGGAAGAAAGTGCAGATAAATGTGTTAAGTCTCTTTGCATAGCCAAAAAGAGGTATTTACCCTCTGAAACTGAATCCGATAGTGACTCAAATGTTAAGGATGCAGATTTTGATAGTGATAGCATAGGTATTAAGCCCTTAGAGATATTTAAAAGCAATAAGTACAAAATTGTCGAcaatgattctttttttaacgagTCAGATGATGATATTGCTTCAAgtcgaaaaatgttttctaaagaGCTTTCAAACAAGAAAACTGGTTCTTCTACTTTCAATGGATATAAAAGTACATATAAGGAAAGTTTTTTCGACGTTggagaaaattttgaaagtagTGTCCATAAATGCAATAGCAGTAGTTCTTTCGATTCTACAATAAGTGAAAGTTGGGGAAAAGCGGAGCTTAGAGTCCTTGTTCAtgtaaaaaaactaattagtcTCGATATTGAAAAAAGAGTAAACCGCAGATTCATATCCTTGAGTaatgataaaaaagaaacaagtatgGTCAGGTCCAAAAGAAGTCTTTCACAACAAATGGAAACATTTTCTGATTTGACAGAAAAAGAAGacgtagaaaataaaaaagaggagtTGAATACCGAAATATTTGATGAAGAGaaaaaatattctctttcaATGTTTCCAGGTAATACTTCTTGTTCAAAGGACACAAATAACACCTCCTCGAAGTCAAGCTCTGaaacaagaataattatttctGACCCCAATTTTATTAATAGAACATCGCAAATATCCCCTTTACGTTTAAGAAGTCTTTCAGAAGATACTTCAAAAAGATCTACACGTATTGTTGAGCGTAGAAGAAGCGTTCTTCAAGGTTTTAGTTCTTCGACACCTGTCCAGCAGGTCAcgcaaattaaaagttttaaaaggcCGACTGAGACACTAGAATCAACATCTATAAAACGCAGTCGTCTGAACTCCGACACAAATAAAGAAGGTTGTACGCTCAATCAAGAGCATTCAATTAATATTAACGTAAATTATGAGGACGAAAACAAACTTGATCGTTTGCAATCAACCGGCCTTATGAGGCGCAGATCTAGAGGAAGATCACCTCTAGGTGTAAACCTCTGCGATGTATACGCTTACAGTACCCTACCTTTCGTCAAAAAGATCACATCACAAAAT TTGGTATTTTTAATTACAGATAAAACTGTTGTAAGTGAAAATTCCGATGgcatggaacaaaatttgtctgatgttgaacaaatttttagcaaaa ACAAACCAAACATTCCACAGTCTACACTGAAAGTTAAAGAAAACACTACAAAAGATAGTATAATCACTAATAAAAGCATAACAACCACAGACACAGATTGTAAtatctttgaaatttttgttgcaACCGATAAatggaaacaacaaaaaattaagatgaaACGCACTGCTTCTCAAAAATCTACG AAAGGAATATTTATTCTACCAAGTAATCAGACAAAAATTGAATCATTCTTTAAGAGAATTTGA